A portion of the Paenibacillus marchantiae genome contains these proteins:
- a CDS encoding flavin reductase family protein: protein MRKPIDEPMFYSYPGMVAVVTSRHKGMQNVMASGWHTYIGSSPGIYGISLRKETYSYELIEQSGVFGVHFLPGHHSEWIQAAGTFSGRDTDKFSKFGITYEEGIKVNVPILTESYFAYECKVIDITTYGDHEWIAGEVLQRYQDPEYFLENGMVNLDKLQIPMYVGRSSYRILDGSAEEKVHPFYL from the coding sequence ATGCGGAAACCGATAGATGAACCTATGTTTTATTCATATCCAGGCATGGTGGCGGTAGTGACGTCTCGTCATAAGGGCATGCAGAATGTGATGGCCTCAGGCTGGCATACCTATATTGGGTCGTCTCCCGGAATTTACGGGATATCGCTGAGGAAGGAAACGTACTCTTATGAATTGATTGAGCAGAGTGGAGTATTCGGGGTACACTTCCTTCCGGGTCATCATTCGGAGTGGATTCAGGCTGCGGGAACCTTCAGTGGAAGAGACACAGACAAATTCTCGAAATTCGGGATTACATACGAAGAAGGAATTAAAGTGAATGTACCCATTCTGACTGAATCTTATTTTGCTTACGAGTGCAAGGTAATCGATATCACAACATATGGGGATCATGAATGGATTGCAGGTGAAGTATTACAGCGGTATCAAGACCCGGAATACTTCTTGGAAAATGGAATGGTTAATCTGGACAAATTGCAGATTCCAATGTACGTAGGACGATCCTCTTATCGGATTCTTGATGGGAGTGCGGAGGAGAAGGTTCATCCGTTTTACCTCTAG
- a CDS encoding extracellular solute-binding protein, whose protein sequence is MLKKWLSGILAMTLFSIVLAGCGGGDSSESSDSKDKVTVTIWHNWTGQDAKAVAMRKIIEDFRGSHPDIEVVDEGLPTDGLKTRLRTVAAANEMPDLFVMWPDAMTKEFVKGDLLQPINAELDAKPEWKDNFIPNALDGYTVDGDIYSVPMNLAPTSFIYYNEALFKQYNVKVPETWAELEQAIATFNENKVIPIALGNKANWVAQSTIFSTLADRVTGTDWFLKATAQDGASFTDPQFIQALDKMQELGNSKAFQDGFNSIDETQMMQLYFQGKAAMVMNGGWALANLVNNAPEDILNNTHITILPAVDGGQGEDRTTSGVVGTGLGVSKKLSGAQKDAAMELFYALAGPDGQKATLDSSTLVSYKIDLDKSKAHPLFVELYDLMQEVKITPVYDSKLGSATVEVINNGLQELLMGGKAADIANKIQASQASAVGN, encoded by the coding sequence ATGTTGAAAAAATGGCTTTCGGGAATATTGGCAATGACGCTATTTTCTATCGTTCTGGCTGGTTGCGGCGGCGGGGACAGCTCAGAAAGCAGCGACAGCAAGGATAAAGTAACCGTCACTATATGGCACAACTGGACTGGACAGGACGCCAAAGCGGTGGCGATGCGCAAAATCATTGAAGACTTCCGTGGGTCGCATCCGGATATTGAAGTCGTGGATGAAGGTCTGCCGACAGATGGCCTCAAAACAAGGCTCCGGACCGTGGCAGCGGCCAATGAAATGCCGGATCTGTTCGTCATGTGGCCGGATGCGATGACCAAGGAGTTTGTGAAAGGGGATCTGTTGCAGCCGATCAATGCCGAGCTGGACGCGAAGCCGGAATGGAAAGACAACTTTATTCCGAACGCTCTGGATGGATATACGGTGGACGGGGATATCTACTCGGTACCGATGAATCTCGCACCCACTTCCTTTATTTATTACAATGAAGCACTGTTTAAGCAGTACAACGTGAAAGTACCTGAAACGTGGGCTGAGCTGGAGCAGGCCATCGCTACATTTAATGAGAACAAAGTAATACCGATCGCACTGGGGAACAAGGCCAATTGGGTGGCTCAATCCACGATCTTCAGTACACTGGCTGACCGGGTAACCGGCACAGACTGGTTCTTAAAAGCAACAGCGCAGGATGGGGCCAGCTTTACAGACCCACAATTCATCCAGGCGCTGGACAAAATGCAGGAACTCGGTAACAGCAAAGCATTTCAGGATGGTTTCAACAGTATTGACGAAACACAGATGATGCAGCTGTACTTCCAGGGAAAAGCAGCGATGGTGATGAACGGCGGATGGGCATTGGCCAACCTCGTCAACAACGCACCGGAAGACATTTTGAACAATACACACATAACGATTTTACCAGCAGTAGATGGAGGCCAGGGTGAGGACAGGACGACATCGGGAGTTGTGGGGACAGGCTTGGGTGTAAGCAAAAAGTTAAGCGGTGCCCAGAAGGATGCGGCCATGGAGCTATTCTACGCTTTGGCAGGCCCTGACGGTCAGAAAGCAACTCTGGATAGCAGCACACTCGTCAGCTACAAGATTGATCTGGACAAATCAAAAGCCCATCCATTGTTTGTGGAGCTCTATGACTTAATGCAGGAAGTAAAGATTACTCCGGTGTATGATTCCAAACTAGGATCTGCAACCGTCGAGGTTATCAACAATGGATTGCAGGAGCTATTGATGGGTGGTAAAGCCGCAGATATCGCGAATAAAATCCAGGCATCGCAAGCCAGTGCAGTGGGAAATTAA
- a CDS encoding acyltransferase family protein, translated as MSQSLKSKRHMNGLDGLRAIAVLAVIGYHLNLGFIPGGLLGVGIFFVLSGYLITDILLTQWQEHGRISLGDFWVRRVRRLLPGMITMTAVVMIWLLCTDPSRLAALRGDIVSGVLYISNWWYIFHNVSYFESFGPPSPFGHFWSLAVEEQFYIVWPLLLVAAIVLFKRKGWLVVFIVVAAELSAGAMAIMYNPDLDPSRVYYGTDTRAFALLAGAALAVVWPSRKLSSSLARINRLVLDVLGLAALAWLIYMMLNSSEYDPSLYRGGMVLQAIATTLLVAVLAHPSSFLARLIGAKPLRWIGERSYGLYLWHYPVIILTSPTVDTGGAHPVRMVLQVAATVALASLSLKYIENPIRHNGFRDSWSRLWGRGRNATGIRNVWWKRAGLLMSILLMCFTVSQMMITSAANSDSHSVSMSATLNGDHSVTEEKGQDVLPATVSTSGANNQPAPQKNDKPAANAGDPPGKGEQQTTKPGNAPKSEEPTSGEQKGSTPGDSNHAVGKPKGSTDNPGNPEDNGNEQPEDPVNTSDSSKEQEETAPPAKDGKIHYTVIGDSVILDAKPYLEQTISGVHVDGHIGRQMWEAADVLDGLKRNNQMGSQVVLELGTNGSFNSKSLNSVLDYLKDEEHVYLVTVRVPRPWERTVNKALNEAASDYSNVSLIDWHTASEGHDEYFEKDGVHLTKEGSEAFAALVKDSMK; from the coding sequence ATGTCACAATCGTTGAAAAGCAAGCGGCATATGAACGGACTGGATGGTTTGCGAGCCATCGCTGTGCTTGCAGTAATAGGGTATCATCTGAATTTAGGTTTTATTCCGGGCGGTTTGCTCGGTGTAGGCATTTTCTTTGTTCTATCAGGGTATTTGATTACAGATATTCTTTTGACACAATGGCAGGAGCATGGCCGGATTTCGCTCGGTGATTTCTGGGTGCGAAGAGTAAGGCGCTTGTTACCTGGCATGATCACGATGACTGCAGTGGTGATGATTTGGCTGCTTTGCACAGATCCATCTCGACTGGCTGCGTTGCGTGGTGACATTGTCTCGGGAGTATTATACATAAGCAATTGGTGGTATATCTTTCATAACGTTTCCTATTTCGAAAGTTTCGGCCCTCCATCACCCTTTGGACATTTCTGGTCGCTGGCTGTGGAAGAACAGTTTTACATTGTTTGGCCCCTTCTACTGGTCGCAGCAATCGTTTTGTTCAAAAGAAAGGGATGGCTGGTCGTCTTTATTGTCGTAGCAGCTGAATTGTCTGCTGGTGCGATGGCCATCATGTATAATCCGGATCTGGACCCGAGCCGTGTTTATTATGGAACAGATACAAGAGCATTCGCCTTATTGGCTGGTGCTGCACTGGCCGTGGTATGGCCGAGTCGCAAACTATCGTCATCCCTTGCCCGCATCAATCGCCTTGTCCTGGACGTGTTAGGTTTAGCTGCGCTGGCTTGGTTAATCTACATGATGCTGAATAGCAGCGAGTACGACCCTTCATTGTATCGAGGAGGAATGGTACTTCAGGCTATAGCGACGACTTTGCTCGTAGCTGTACTGGCTCATCCATCATCCTTCCTGGCAAGGCTTATTGGCGCCAAGCCATTGCGCTGGATCGGGGAACGATCCTATGGTTTATATTTGTGGCACTATCCTGTCATTATTCTGACGAGTCCAACGGTAGACACGGGTGGAGCACATCCTGTGCGAATGGTTTTGCAGGTTGCAGCAACGGTTGCACTGGCCTCCTTGTCACTTAAATATATTGAAAATCCAATTCGTCATAACGGATTTCGTGATTCCTGGTCCCGGTTATGGGGAAGAGGGCGCAATGCAACAGGTATTCGCAACGTATGGTGGAAGCGCGCTGGATTGCTGATGAGTATTCTGTTGATGTGCTTTACGGTGTCACAGATGATGATTACGTCAGCAGCGAATTCTGATTCCCATTCGGTATCGATGTCGGCCACGCTGAATGGAGATCATTCCGTAACGGAGGAAAAGGGGCAGGACGTTCTTCCAGCAACAGTGAGCACCTCCGGGGCCAACAACCAACCTGCGCCACAGAAAAACGATAAACCAGCGGCGAACGCTGGAGATCCACCAGGCAAAGGAGAACAGCAAACGACGAAGCCAGGTAATGCTCCGAAATCTGAGGAACCAACTTCAGGTGAGCAGAAAGGATCAACTCCTGGCGACTCGAACCATGCTGTTGGTAAACCCAAAGGAAGCACCGACAATCCTGGAAATCCAGAAGACAACGGTAATGAACAACCCGAGGATCCTGTCAATACATCAGATTCGTCCAAAGAGCAAGAGGAAACAGCCCCTCCAGCCAAAGATGGCAAGATTCATTATACGGTCATTGGAGATTCAGTTATTTTGGACGCCAAGCCTTATCTTGAACAAACCATTTCGGGCGTGCACGTGGACGGTCATATCGGCCGTCAGATGTGGGAGGCTGCCGATGTACTGGATGGCCTGAAGAGAAATAACCAAATGGGCAGTCAGGTCGTACTGGAGCTTGGAACAAACGGTTCCTTCAATTCCAAAAGTCTGAATTCCGTGTTGGATTATTTGAAAGATGAAGAACATGTTTATCTGGTTACTGTGCGAGTCCCTCGCCCATGGGAACGAACCGTGAATAAAGCACTGAACGAAGCGGCGTCAGATTATAGCAATGTATCTCTCATTGACTGGCACACTGCAAGTGAAGGACATGACGAATATTTCGAAAAAGATGGTGTACATCTGACGAAGGAAGGTTCGGAAGCTTTTGCAGCACTTGTGAAAGACAGTATGAAATAA
- the msrA gene encoding peptide-methionine (S)-S-oxide reductase MsrA, translating into MVSPFEEQPGIHGIISGYMGGTVENPTYEQVLTGDTGHLEVVQISFDPAIFPYEKLLELYWPQIDPTDATGQGNDRKSQYRAAILYHNEEQRQLALKSREELAKTGRFDKPVVTAIEEASVFYPAEEYHQNFHRKDPKYYKESRIYSGRDEIIKKYWS; encoded by the coding sequence ATGGTAAGTCCCTTTGAAGAGCAGCCCGGCATTCACGGGATTATATCCGGATACATGGGTGGAACCGTAGAAAACCCTACATATGAGCAAGTATTGACCGGGGACACGGGGCATTTGGAAGTTGTGCAAATCTCGTTTGATCCAGCCATTTTCCCATATGAGAAATTGCTTGAGCTGTACTGGCCGCAGATCGATCCCACAGATGCCACGGGTCAGGGTAATGATCGCAAAAGCCAATATCGGGCTGCCATCCTGTATCACAATGAAGAGCAACGCCAATTGGCCCTGAAATCACGAGAGGAACTTGCCAAAACAGGCCGATTCGATAAACCTGTCGTTACTGCCATTGAGGAAGCCTCCGTATTTTATCCGGCAGAAGAATATCATCAAAATTTCCATCGCAAAGATCCGAAATATTATAAAGAATCCCGGATTTATTCCGGACGTGATGAAATTATCAAGAAATATTGGAGTTAA
- a CDS encoding helix-turn-helix domain-containing protein: MRLLIVDDEVIIRTGLASVIAWHELGIELLSPAASAEEALTRMAEERPHILMTDIRMTGRSGLELAEEGRHMLPELEVIILSGYDDFSYAQQAIRQGVTDYLLKTSKPEDIIKTVLQAKQRITERWAEKSREGQLLRENKQRLFAGWIIDGDVESSPCPVFLQSGMNVQSEYSSDKEQVQRQILILKAEGWNHSSVTLLNFAVQNMLEDVLSGAIAHIQKDRIICVVQLPPNEQDFQFTLGIALTRMEQLLKCTLRAAVGRPCMEVQLLHESYRTASIAYRYHGLLEDRIWQYEDVLHRIGGKAVLQHEEETTLGTLLMDNDSIMLTTWTRELVNELLLDPEVTPESFDACLHAAVNAGQRWLIRTMRAIGRDDLERFEPWRPNPDADAGELRDLLFHHLYGLMHTYHSQMGQGRTTHVQKAIAYMESGLAQDISLQYVAGQVHLHPGHLSELFKKETGVTFGDFVTGMRIRRAMDMLVVSPAKVSEVAAISGYEDVKYFSRLFKKHTGKTPSEFREEAVSYKTSGH, encoded by the coding sequence ATGAGATTACTGATTGTTGATGATGAAGTAATTATCCGCACAGGGCTCGCCAGTGTAATCGCTTGGCATGAACTGGGGATTGAGCTGCTTTCGCCAGCAGCCTCGGCAGAAGAGGCGTTAACACGCATGGCCGAGGAGAGGCCACATATTCTGATGACTGATATTCGGATGACGGGAAGGTCGGGGCTTGAACTGGCTGAGGAAGGGCGGCATATGCTGCCGGAACTCGAGGTCATTATTTTATCGGGATACGATGACTTCTCTTACGCTCAGCAAGCGATTCGTCAAGGTGTCACGGATTATCTGCTTAAGACGAGTAAACCGGAAGATATTATCAAGACGGTGCTTCAGGCCAAACAACGGATTACCGAACGATGGGCTGAGAAATCAAGAGAAGGGCAGCTACTGCGAGAGAACAAACAGCGCCTGTTCGCTGGATGGATCATTGATGGAGACGTTGAATCAAGCCCTTGTCCTGTATTTCTCCAGTCGGGAATGAATGTGCAATCGGAATATTCCTCAGACAAGGAGCAAGTGCAGAGACAGATTCTTATTTTAAAAGCTGAGGGGTGGAATCATTCTTCGGTTACTTTACTGAACTTTGCCGTGCAAAATATGCTGGAGGATGTTCTGTCAGGCGCAATTGCACACATTCAAAAAGACCGGATTATCTGTGTTGTACAGCTGCCGCCGAATGAGCAGGATTTCCAATTTACTTTGGGGATTGCGTTAACCCGGATGGAGCAACTGTTGAAATGTACATTGCGTGCAGCAGTAGGTCGACCCTGTATGGAGGTTCAACTTCTGCATGAGAGCTACCGAACAGCGTCGATTGCATACCGTTACCATGGGTTACTTGAAGACAGGATATGGCAATATGAAGACGTTTTGCACCGCATAGGAGGCAAAGCCGTCCTTCAGCATGAGGAAGAAACTACCCTGGGGACATTGTTAATGGATAACGACTCGATTATGCTGACCACATGGACGCGAGAACTGGTGAATGAACTCCTGTTGGACCCCGAAGTAACGCCAGAGTCTTTTGATGCCTGTCTGCATGCTGCGGTGAATGCCGGACAGCGCTGGTTGATTCGCACGATGCGGGCCATTGGAAGAGACGATCTGGAACGATTCGAACCATGGAGGCCAAACCCGGATGCCGATGCTGGTGAACTTCGTGATCTGCTGTTTCATCATTTATATGGGCTGATGCATACCTATCACAGCCAGATGGGACAAGGGCGGACCACCCATGTACAGAAGGCTATTGCTTATATGGAATCTGGATTGGCACAGGATATTAGCCTGCAATATGTCGCAGGTCAGGTTCATCTGCATCCGGGCCATCTCAGTGAACTGTTTAAGAAGGAAACGGGCGTCACTTTTGGTGATTTTGTAACTGGCATGCGAATTCGACGCGCGATGGACATGCTGGTGGTTTCTCCCGCAAAAGTAAGTGAAGTGGCGGCTATCAGCGGATATGAGGACGTTAAGTATTTTAGCAGGCTGTTCAAAAAACATACAGGCAAGACTCCGAGTGAGTTTCGCGAGGAGGCCGTGTCGTACAAGACTTCCGGACATTAA
- a CDS encoding cache domain-containing sensor histidine kinase, which translates to MGRWLTSSLQRKLSVVVTASMIVPLLALGLFAFLISSRITEQKTKLSGMDTLKQVEANLRYMLQDAETLSIFLIGERDIQQYLSSDEDDVQERVDILGRMTNLAASKKYIANIAIYPERFDAALSTATWYESSNVTYPPAPRGDAVKAWTGVYPVQNYAGIQNVITLVRPIRSIHDYRPIGWLAISLDEKAISKGWAALGLGMGEGRLELIGPTGEILSSMDKSRLGQSLEKIEPEVHTLIQQEVSGTATYGSGNEKRTLLYYPELLTDWTLTGTVPYDQYKSENGYILILTAVAVTLSAAISAGLVWFTVRRVTKPLRVLTRHLSRMDPDRPMPLFRSESDDEIGKLGESYNLLGAHIERLKEEVIRGETRKKEADLRALQAQINPHFLYNTLSSIHWIALMSEEKRIAEMVEGLSDFLRISLNQGRDYCPVGQEIAHIRHYVRVQSIRFPDKFAVHYIVDPALEQRMMLKLLLQPLVENAMIHGIQPKAGMGTITIMIRQEQERMNVLVLDDGAGMERDRLEHVRSSLVSSDEEEHHDSNHYWTEKEPMKQTSQGGYGLRNVNERLLLHYGAEAQLEVDSRVGGGTRISFSIPILEESR; encoded by the coding sequence GTGGGACGCTGGCTAACATCTTCACTGCAGCGGAAGCTGTCCGTCGTGGTTACGGCTTCCATGATTGTGCCGCTGCTGGCACTGGGGCTGTTCGCCTTTCTGATCTCTTCCCGCATCACAGAGCAAAAAACAAAGCTTTCCGGCATGGACACACTGAAGCAGGTAGAAGCGAATTTGCGCTATATGCTGCAGGATGCCGAGACATTATCGATTTTTTTGATTGGAGAAAGGGACATTCAGCAGTATTTGAGTAGCGATGAGGACGATGTGCAGGAGCGTGTGGATATTCTGGGCAGGATGACCAATTTGGCCGCTTCCAAAAAATATATTGCCAACATTGCCATCTATCCGGAACGTTTCGATGCGGCTCTGTCCACGGCTACATGGTATGAATCATCCAATGTAACTTATCCTCCTGCTCCGCGTGGTGATGCGGTTAAAGCATGGACTGGCGTATATCCGGTTCAGAATTATGCGGGTATCCAAAATGTAATAACATTGGTTCGACCCATTCGCAGCATTCATGATTATCGGCCCATCGGATGGCTGGCGATCAGTCTAGATGAGAAGGCAATCTCGAAAGGATGGGCAGCGCTGGGACTGGGTATGGGCGAAGGTCGACTGGAACTGATCGGTCCCACTGGAGAGATTTTGTCTTCCATGGACAAATCCCGTCTTGGACAGTCACTGGAGAAGATCGAGCCTGAAGTACATACGCTGATCCAACAGGAAGTCAGTGGAACAGCCACGTATGGCAGCGGCAATGAGAAACGTACTTTGCTCTATTATCCGGAACTGTTGACAGATTGGACGCTGACCGGAACGGTTCCCTACGATCAGTATAAGTCCGAAAACGGTTATATTCTGATCCTAACTGCTGTTGCAGTGACGCTGTCTGCTGCGATCAGTGCAGGACTGGTCTGGTTTACGGTGCGACGAGTCACAAAGCCGCTGAGAGTTCTTACGAGACATTTGTCCCGAATGGACCCGGATCGACCGATGCCCCTATTTCGATCGGAAAGTGATGATGAAATCGGCAAGCTGGGAGAGAGTTATAATTTGCTCGGTGCACATATTGAGAGACTGAAGGAAGAGGTTATCCGTGGTGAAACCCGCAAGAAGGAAGCTGATCTCAGGGCACTTCAGGCGCAGATCAATCCTCATTTTCTGTATAACACCCTTTCATCCATTCACTGGATTGCCTTGATGTCTGAGGAAAAGCGGATCGCAGAGATGGTTGAGGGATTGAGTGATTTTTTGCGCATCAGTTTGAATCAGGGTAGGGATTATTGTCCAGTTGGGCAGGAGATTGCCCACATTCGCCATTATGTTCGTGTACAATCCATCCGATTTCCCGACAAGTTCGCCGTGCATTATATTGTGGATCCGGCACTTGAACAGCGAATGATGCTGAAATTGCTGCTCCAACCACTTGTCGAAAATGCCATGATTCACGGAATTCAGCCAAAAGCGGGTATGGGCACAATTACGATCATGATTCGTCAAGAACAGGAACGAATGAATGTGCTGGTTCTGGATGACGGGGCTGGCATGGAGCGGGACAGACTTGAGCATGTCAGAAGCAGCCTTGTGTCATCGGATGAGGAAGAGCACCATGATTCAAACCACTACTGGACGGAGAAAGAGCCAATGAAGCAAACATCCCAAGGGGGTTACGGACTCCGCAATGTGAACGAGAGACTACTGCTTCATTACGGAGCGGAGGCGCAGCTCGAAGTGGACAGCCGGGTCGGAGGTGGAACCCGGATTTCATTTTCCATTCCAATCCTGGAGGAATCACGATGA
- a CDS encoding carbohydrate ABC transporter permease: MPTPGNTSGHPVRQFRSGIVWTLLTVYGILTLYPFYWLVISAFKTNEDFYSRPFGLPEKWNVENFSNAWESSKLGTAFGNSLIVSVGSLIITLFIAALASFILARFQFRWKGLIMTFFVVGMLIPIHSTLVPLFILMKQMSLLNTYWALILPYTAFALPTAIFVLTAYLTSIPRDIEEAAFIDGTGLWGLFTRIMLPMSVPALSTVTILSFLHAWNDFSFALVFINKTGLKTLPLAIANFADGYQTDYGLTLAAMTLSVIPTIILYLVFQEQVMKGMTAGAVKG, encoded by the coding sequence ATGCCAACACCAGGGAATACTTCAGGCCATCCGGTTCGCCAATTCCGTAGTGGAATTGTTTGGACGCTGTTGACGGTCTATGGTATTTTAACATTGTATCCGTTCTATTGGCTTGTGATCAGTGCATTCAAAACGAATGAAGATTTCTATAGCAGGCCCTTCGGGCTTCCGGAGAAATGGAACGTGGAGAATTTCAGTAATGCTTGGGAAAGCTCAAAGCTGGGAACCGCTTTTGGCAATTCCCTGATTGTGTCCGTAGGTTCGCTTATCATAACGCTGTTTATAGCAGCGCTGGCCTCATTTATACTTGCACGTTTCCAGTTTCGTTGGAAAGGGTTGATCATGACCTTCTTCGTTGTAGGTATGCTGATTCCCATTCATAGCACATTGGTTCCGTTATTTATTTTGATGAAACAGATGTCTCTGCTGAATACGTATTGGGCACTGATATTGCCGTATACCGCATTTGCGTTGCCAACCGCGATATTTGTGCTAACAGCTTATTTGACTAGCATTCCACGTGACATTGAAGAGGCCGCTTTTATTGATGGAACAGGTCTATGGGGGCTGTTCACCCGGATCATGCTTCCCATGTCTGTGCCTGCCTTGTCAACGGTCACTATTCTAAGTTTTCTACACGCATGGAATGACTTTTCATTCGCACTCGTGTTTATTAACAAAACAGGGTTGAAAACGTTACCGCTCGCGATCGCCAACTTTGCCGACGGATATCAGACCGATTACGGTCTGACTCTTGCTGCCATGACCTTGTCCGTAATCCCGACCATCATTCTATACCTGGTATTTCAGGAACAAGTCATGAAAGGCATGACGGCCGGAGCAGTCAAAGGTTAA
- a CDS encoding carbohydrate ABC transporter permease, whose protein sequence is MNALRSRRFIMLGLAPAVLIYALFVFVPVVWSAYYGFFNWSGIGESKYIGLDNYVEIWHDSVFWRALKNNVIFVLASVFGQIPLALMLAVILHKSNPLQRFLRSAVFLPMVLSTVVIGMIWQYIYHPQIGILNFLLDALGLESWKLQWLSDDKIAIFSLVPPLLWSFVGLYLIIFISALQNIPGEIHDAAKIDGASGIRKLVSISLPMIWGTVQVAIILCISGSLKSFDLVYIMTKGGPAHATELLATYMYNSTFNTYRYGFGSAISTTIVLISLLLIGTSQWATSRKRKEN, encoded by the coding sequence ATGAACGCATTGCGCAGTCGACGTTTTATTATGCTGGGGCTCGCTCCGGCAGTTCTAATTTACGCTTTGTTTGTATTTGTGCCGGTTGTATGGTCAGCGTACTATGGATTCTTCAACTGGTCGGGAATCGGAGAGTCAAAATATATCGGACTGGATAACTATGTGGAAATATGGCATGATTCCGTATTTTGGCGGGCACTGAAAAACAACGTCATTTTTGTTCTAGCTTCAGTATTTGGGCAAATTCCGTTAGCGTTGATGCTGGCGGTCATTTTGCACAAAAGCAATCCGTTACAGCGTTTTCTGCGTTCAGCCGTATTTCTGCCGATGGTATTATCCACAGTAGTTATCGGTATGATCTGGCAATATATCTATCACCCGCAGATCGGGATACTGAACTTCCTACTGGATGCATTAGGGCTGGAAAGCTGGAAGCTGCAGTGGCTTTCAGATGACAAAATCGCCATTTTCTCCTTGGTGCCACCGCTGCTCTGGAGTTTTGTCGGTTTGTACTTGATTATCTTCATCTCGGCGCTGCAGAATATTCCGGGCGAAATCCATGACGCTGCCAAGATTGACGGTGCTTCCGGAATTCGCAAGCTGGTTTCCATTTCTTTGCCCATGATCTGGGGAACGGTTCAGGTGGCGATCATTCTATGTATCTCGGGCAGCCTAAAATCATTCGATCTGGTGTACATCATGACCAAAGGCGGCCCGGCGCATGCGACAGAGCTGCTGGCAACGTATATGTATAATTCAACCTTCAACACGTATCGCTATGGCTTCGGGAGTGCTATCTCGACCACCATTGTGCTAATCTCCCTGCTGCTGATCGGAACAAGCCAGTGGGCGACAAGCCGTAAGAGAAAAGAGAATTAG